The following proteins come from a genomic window of Flavobacteriaceae bacterium MAR_2010_188:
- a CDS encoding 3,4-dihydroxy 2-butanone 4-phosphate synthase / GTP cyclohydrolase II, translated as MRTDTVLAKEVVLNSIPEAIEDIKNGKVIIVVDDENRENEGDFIAAAEAVTPEMINFMAQHGRGLICAPLTEDRCEELDLSMMVQNNTVLHHTQFTVSVDLIGHGCTTGISVHDRSKTIKALVKNDTKPHDLGRPGHIFPLKAKNGGVLRRTGHTEAAVDLARLAGFKPAGILVEILNNDGTMARLPELLKVAERFDLKIISIEDLVAYRMEHDSLIEKKEDFDIETRFGKFRLRAFQQTTNDQIHIALTKGTWGINEAVLTRVNATLVNNDILGTLTNNADEKLDDMFRVINEEGKGAILFINQQAQSMNLLKRLATLKETQVKDQVVKAPGIEMDAKDFGIGAQILHSLKITKLRLISNSQHTKRVGIIGYGLEIVDYVNY; from the coding sequence ATGAGAACTGACACTGTTTTGGCAAAAGAAGTTGTTTTAAATTCCATTCCGGAAGCGATAGAAGATATTAAAAACGGTAAGGTAATTATCGTGGTCGATGATGAAAATCGTGAGAACGAAGGAGACTTTATTGCCGCCGCAGAAGCCGTGACCCCAGAGATGATCAACTTTATGGCACAACACGGACGTGGATTGATCTGTGCTCCGCTTACCGAAGATCGATGTGAAGAATTAGATTTAAGTATGATGGTGCAGAATAATACCGTATTGCATCACACTCAGTTTACTGTTTCTGTAGATTTAATCGGCCACGGCTGTACCACCGGAATCTCAGTACACGACCGTTCCAAAACCATCAAGGCGTTAGTAAAAAATGATACCAAACCTCATGATTTGGGTCGTCCAGGTCATATTTTTCCTTTAAAGGCGAAAAATGGCGGAGTCCTTCGTCGGACCGGTCATACTGAAGCTGCGGTAGATTTGGCTAGACTTGCTGGATTTAAACCTGCAGGTATTTTGGTTGAAATTTTGAATAACGATGGAACCATGGCACGTTTGCCAGAACTTTTGAAAGTTGCAGAAAGATTCGACTTAAAGATTATTTCAATTGAGGATTTGGTCGCCTATAGAATGGAGCATGATTCTTTAATTGAAAAGAAGGAGGACTTTGATATAGAAACTAGGTTTGGAAAATTCAGATTAAGAGCATTTCAGCAAACTACAAATGACCAAATTCATATTGCGCTAACCAAAGGAACTTGGGGAATAAATGAAGCAGTATTGACCAGGGTAAATGCGACCTTAGTCAATAATGATATTCTTGGAACCTTAACCAATAATGCAGACGAAAAACTGGATGATATGTTTAGGGTGATAAATGAAGAGGGTAAAGGAGCGATTTTATTTATAAATCAGCAAGCCCAATCCATGAATCTTCTAAAACGCTTGGCAACGCTTAAAGAGACTCAGGTTAAAGACCAAGTAGTTAAAGCTCCTGGCATTGAGATGGACGCCAAGGATTTTGGTATCGGTGCCCAGATTCTTCATAGTCTTAAAATCACCAAACTACGGTTGATTTCTAATAGCCAACACACCAAGCGTGTGGGTATTATTGGTTACGGATTAGAGATTGTGGATTATGTAAATTATTAA
- a CDS encoding OmpA family protein, producing the protein MKIMKATIIMGVLIMLFSCNNAEKQASHEDVDQTIREGSKKTNPSEKNVTDSVAKQMMEMFGMEGETFHDMMKTDSLESEINSVFSSAGLQKLLEDANLSDADTEALLFRIKQMENQNKGTAGGDVSKTGKEALDGYFKELQNVLANSGSEKQLKDLQAMMEKQNVQAQLDGLSTPKPVKTENLRKILGADDNTFIESDLSSYSLYGGNKEKREALMKLSTASKEEGETILMDYYQISKKELELLKSMPTRQHISSENAARKILEDGLPPAVGNHNSSGKASPKFKNMTEFYFQEHAGRANNFIKNSVGARAKFYKENPGWYGDKTDAGNTYVDSRNQYIFLPLGALSFADKVISHDVGSQGSNSGGAVNEPDFALERFDKRDPRICNLGTKGVLTLEFTNNTIADVNGPDLYIFEMGQIEPTNLEISKDGKTWINVGKIEGGTAKVDIAPYIKKGETYNYIRLTDLETWSELPGADVDAVAAIGGALRLNLDSAVLFDTGKFQLKETASSELKKLLDAIKTIPKARIVVEGHTDDVGNPASNKILSENRATEVSNYLKKHLSKEYRIEIKGFGESQPIAPNNTEKNREKNRRVEILVIPF; encoded by the coding sequence ATGAAAATTATGAAAGCAACTATTATAATGGGTGTTTTGATTATGCTATTTTCCTGTAATAACGCTGAGAAACAGGCTTCGCATGAAGATGTTGACCAAACCATACGAGAAGGGTCGAAAAAGACAAATCCTTCAGAGAAAAACGTCACGGACAGCGTCGCCAAACAGATGATGGAGATGTTTGGGATGGAGGGAGAAACTTTTCATGATATGATGAAAACAGATTCTCTTGAAAGCGAAATCAATTCAGTTTTTAGCTCAGCCGGACTACAAAAACTATTGGAAGATGCTAATTTGTCCGATGCCGATACGGAGGCCTTGTTATTTCGGATCAAACAAATGGAAAACCAGAACAAAGGTACTGCTGGTGGAGATGTAAGCAAAACAGGGAAAGAGGCTTTGGATGGCTATTTTAAGGAATTGCAAAACGTTTTGGCTAATTCTGGAAGTGAAAAGCAACTAAAGGATCTCCAGGCCATGATGGAAAAACAGAATGTACAGGCTCAATTGGATGGACTTTCAACTCCAAAACCAGTTAAAACAGAGAATTTACGTAAAATATTGGGAGCGGATGACAATACCTTTATTGAGAGCGACCTTAGCTCATATTCATTGTACGGAGGCAATAAAGAAAAAAGGGAAGCTTTAATGAAACTCTCAACCGCCTCAAAGGAAGAGGGTGAAACCATTTTAATGGACTATTATCAAATCTCTAAAAAGGAACTTGAACTTCTGAAATCAATGCCTACAAGACAACATATAAGTTCGGAAAATGCGGCTAGGAAAATTTTGGAGGACGGTTTGCCTCCAGCGGTTGGAAATCATAACTCAAGTGGAAAGGCATCTCCCAAATTTAAAAATATGACCGAATTTTATTTCCAGGAACATGCCGGACGAGCTAATAATTTCATAAAGAATTCCGTGGGAGCAAGAGCTAAATTTTATAAGGAAAACCCAGGATGGTATGGTGACAAAACAGATGCAGGCAACACCTATGTCGATTCAAGAAATCAATATATATTTTTGCCACTTGGCGCTTTGTCATTTGCAGATAAGGTTATTTCACACGATGTGGGCTCACAAGGTTCAAACAGTGGCGGCGCCGTTAATGAACCCGATTTTGCATTAGAACGCTTTGATAAACGGGATCCACGAATCTGTAATCTTGGAACCAAAGGCGTACTAACATTAGAATTTACCAATAATACAATCGCAGATGTAAATGGTCCCGATCTCTACATTTTTGAAATGGGACAAATAGAACCTACGAACCTGGAAATTTCCAAGGATGGTAAAACCTGGATCAATGTCGGCAAGATTGAAGGTGGTACAGCAAAGGTGGATATTGCACCATACATTAAGAAGGGCGAAACTTATAATTATATTCGTTTAACCGACCTCGAGACTTGGAGTGAGCTGCCTGGCGCAGATGTAGATGCGGTAGCAGCCATCGGTGGAGCCCTAAGACTCAATTTAGACAGTGCGGTGCTTTTTGATACCGGAAAATTTCAGCTTAAGGAAACTGCTAGTAGCGAATTAAAAAAGTTGTTAGATGCAATCAAAACTATTCCAAAAGCAAGAATTGTGGTAGAAGGTCATACGGATGACGTGGGTAATCCAGCTTCCAATAAAATACTATCCGAAAATAGAGCGACAGAAGTTTCCAATTATCTTAAAAAGCATCTTTCAAAAGAATATAGGATTGAAATCAAAGGATTTGGGGAAAGCCAGCCGATTGCACCGAATAATACTGAAAAGAATAGGGAAAAAAATAGACGGGTAGAAATTTTGGTGATTCCTTTTTGA